In the genome of Chryseobacterium oryzae, one region contains:
- a CDS encoding TrmH family RNA methyltransferase encodes MKDLEKTYEYLQQFLTEERLRKIEHFAPESSDFILPVIEDIYQFRNAAAIVRSVEACGFHKVVALQEEYSFEPNLRVTKGADTWVDVEKMPRNLESFQKIKDRGYKMVAVSLENNAKFLPEYEITEPIALVFGTEMQGVSEEILDFADETLAIPMYGFTRSFNVSVAASICMYELKQKLIKSNIDYKLNEEKLLRMKIRWAVNSMRSGEQIFEKYLRDHHLNFA; translated from the coding sequence ATGAAAGATTTAGAGAAAACTTACGAGTATTTACAACAATTTTTAACGGAAGAAAGATTAAGAAAAATTGAACATTTCGCCCCGGAAAGTTCAGATTTTATACTTCCTGTTATTGAAGATATTTACCAGTTCAGAAATGCAGCGGCAATCGTGCGTTCTGTGGAAGCATGTGGTTTTCATAAAGTGGTTGCTTTGCAGGAAGAGTATAGTTTTGAGCCCAATTTAAGAGTGACCAAAGGTGCAGATACGTGGGTGGATGTAGAAAAAATGCCGAGAAATTTAGAGTCTTTTCAAAAAATAAAAGACAGAGGATATAAAATGGTAGCAGTTTCTTTAGAAAATAATGCCAAATTTTTACCGGAATACGAAATTACAGAACCCATTGCTTTGGTTTTCGGTACCGAAATGCAAGGCGTTTCTGAAGAAATTTTAGATTTTGCAGATGAAACACTGGCAATTCCTATGTATGGTTTCACCAGAAGTTTTAATGTTTCTGTGGCAGCCTCAATCTGTATGTACGAACTGAAACAGAAGTTGATAAAATCTAATATAGATTATAAACTAAATGAAGAAAAACTCTTGCGAATGAAAATCCGTTGGGCAGTAAATTCTATGCGAAGCGGAGAACAGATTTTTGAAAAATATTTAAGAGATCATCATCTTAATTTTGCTTAG
- a CDS encoding VanZ family protein: MLKKIYKLLIIPYTLFLLYLMFLGMGRSQYSDNVIRVQPIFATLGFIKNTIRWWDSMRIVLGNIIMFMPFGFLGWIFPKLNNLKSNIFTFISAITIVEALQYFTRLGIFEVDDIILNTFGVFLGFLLKQVAEKRFLNWVS; the protein is encoded by the coding sequence ATGTTAAAGAAAATTTATAAACTATTAATCATTCCGTACACCCTTTTTCTCTTGTATCTAATGTTTTTAGGAATGGGGAGAAGTCAGTATAGCGATAATGTAATAAGAGTACAGCCTATCTTTGCAACATTGGGTTTTATAAAAAATACAATTCGTTGGTGGGATAGTATGAGAATCGTGCTTGGGAACATCATCATGTTCATGCCTTTTGGGTTTTTAGGTTGGATTTTTCCTAAATTGAATAATCTGAAAAGCAATATTTTCACCTTCATTTCGGCAATAACCATCGTAGAGGCTTTGCAATATTTTACAAGACTGGGAATTTTTGAAGTTGATGATATTATCCTTAATACATTTGGCGTTTTTCTCGGATTTTTATTAAAACAAGTAGCCGAAAAAAGATTCTTGAATTGGGTTTCTTAA
- the rpmB gene encoding 50S ribosomal protein L28, which produces MSRICQITGKRAMVGNNVSHANNKTKRRFEINLLEKKFYLPEQDKHVTLRVSAHGLRVINKIGIEEAVERATRNGLIKKN; this is translated from the coding sequence ATGTCAAGAATTTGCCAGATAACAGGAAAGCGTGCAATGGTTGGTAACAACGTTTCTCACGCTAATAACAAAACGAAGCGTCGTTTTGAAATTAACTTATTAGAGAAGAAATTTTACCTTCCAGAGCAAGATAAGCACGTAACACTAAGAGTTTCTGCTCACGGATTGAGAGTAATTAACAAGATTGGAATCGAGGAAGCTGTCGAAAGAGCTACAAGAAACGGATTGATTAAAAAAAACTAA
- a CDS encoding asparaginase, whose amino-acid sequence MKRKVLLIYTGGTIGMEKDYETGSLRAFDFGNIFEKMPEMRLMECEVFVHPFAKPLDSSDMGPEEWRMIARLIFENYKEYDGFLILHGTDTMSYTASALSFMLKGLTKPVILTGSQLPIGDLRTDAKENLLTSLYYASLYENNEAVIQEVAIYFEYKLLRGNRTLKYSAEYFDAYSSPNYPILGQSGVHLNINKDNLLRNTNKESFYIDEHLSEDVLFWRIFPGMKLNHFKEISQMKVLILQVFGSGTIFSSEKTLETLQQIRNNGTEIVVVSQCISGGISFGKYENSNIFSKIGAISGTDITAESAITKAMHLMDNPNYKGTFAENFSKNICGEISN is encoded by the coding sequence ATGAAAAGAAAAGTCTTGTTGATTTATACCGGCGGAACCATTGGTATGGAAAAAGATTACGAAACAGGAAGCCTCCGTGCTTTTGATTTTGGAAATATTTTTGAAAAAATGCCGGAAATGAGGCTTATGGAATGTGAAGTATTTGTACATCCTTTTGCAAAACCCTTAGACTCGTCTGATATGGGACCAGAAGAATGGCGAATGATTGCCCGTCTTATTTTCGAAAATTATAAAGAATATGACGGATTTTTAATCCTTCACGGTACAGATACAATGTCTTATACGGCTTCTGCACTTAGTTTTATGCTGAAAGGCCTTACAAAACCGGTAATTCTTACAGGCTCTCAATTACCCATCGGAGATTTAAGAACCGATGCAAAAGAAAATCTTTTAACAAGCTTGTACTACGCCAGTCTCTACGAAAATAATGAAGCGGTCATTCAGGAAGTAGCCATTTATTTTGAATACAAATTACTCCGAGGAAACCGCACTTTAAAGTATTCTGCAGAGTATTTCGATGCATATTCTAGTCCGAACTATCCTATTCTCGGGCAATCCGGAGTGCATCTAAACATTAATAAAGACAATCTTTTAAGAAATACAAATAAAGAAAGTTTTTATATTGACGAACACCTTTCGGAAGATGTCCTATTTTGGAGAATTTTCCCCGGTATGAAACTCAATCACTTTAAAGAAATCTCCCAAATGAAAGTATTGATTTTACAGGTTTTCGGTTCAGGAACGATTTTCAGCAGCGAAAAAACATTGGAAACTTTACAGCAAATAAGAAATAACGGAACCGAAATCGTGGTAGTAAGCCAGTGTATTTCAGGAGGAATTTCTTTCGGAAAGTATGAAAACAGTAATATTTTTTCAAAAATCGGTGCCATTAGCGGAACAGATATTACCGCAGAATCTGCAATTACCAAAGCGATGCACCTTATGGACAATCCTAATTACAAAGGAACTTTTGCAGAAAATTTCTCTAAAAATATTTGTGGAGAAATAAGCAATTAA
- the proC gene encoding pyrroline-5-carboxylate reductase, translating to MKIAIIGAGNMGLSFSKSFLKYELIKPENLHLITRNQSKIQKISEEFPKSKISLFENLNTIDADLIIIAVKPQDFQKTAENIHFSFNENQMILSIMAGIKIEKIQKSLNHSLVVRAMPNSPTLLGMGITGYTSAEGISFNQLMNIERLLNSTGRSVYLENEELLDGVTALSGSGPAYFYYIVDAMIKAGIQMGIDENLSKLFVKQTMLGAYHLINNSEKNLEELIQDVASKGGTTEAALKTFNENQLKEILQNGILNAEKRAKELNG from the coding sequence ATGAAAATTGCCATAATCGGAGCCGGAAACATGGGGCTATCTTTTTCGAAATCATTTTTGAAATACGAATTGATAAAGCCTGAGAATCTTCATCTCATTACCCGAAATCAATCTAAAATCCAGAAAATTTCTGAAGAATTTCCAAAATCGAAAATCTCTTTATTTGAAAACTTAAATACAATTGATGCCGATTTAATCATTATCGCTGTAAAACCACAGGATTTTCAGAAAACCGCCGAAAACATACACTTTTCATTCAATGAAAACCAGATGATTCTCTCCATCATGGCAGGAATTAAAATTGAGAAAATACAAAAATCATTAAATCATTCTTTAGTAGTTCGTGCTATGCCCAACTCTCCTACTCTGTTGGGAATGGGAATTACGGGATATACTTCTGCAGAAGGAATTTCTTTTAATCAATTAATGAATATCGAAAGACTTCTAAACAGCACAGGAAGATCAGTTTATCTCGAAAACGAAGAGCTTTTGGATGGTGTTACGGCTCTTTCAGGAAGCGGACCTGCCTACTTTTATTATATAGTTGATGCTATGATAAAAGCGGGTATCCAGATGGGAATAGACGAAAATCTCTCCAAACTTTTCGTAAAACAGACGATGTTGGGAGCTTATCATCTGATTAATAATTCTGAGAAAAATCTTGAAGAACTCATCCAAGATGTTGCTTCTAAAGGAGGAACCACAGAAGCTGCCTTGAAGACTTTTAATGAAAATCAATTAAAGGAAATTTTACAGAACGGAATTTTAAATGCTGAAAAAAGAGCCAAGGAACTGAATGGCTGA
- the lnt gene encoding apolipoprotein N-acyltransferase, whose product MKYLLLTLISAMLLSVSWPTYGVPFFIFFALVPLLMMEHGISKFSQYKRKSWMVFGLSYLCFIIWNIVTTGWLYGSKNPDGSHSLLAVLFPVLINSLLYSLVFQCYHWYKNAQGTYWGLAFFVAIWMSFEKFHLNWELTWPWLNLGNVFSDYPKIIQWYDTLGATGGSFWILLINVFIFYTVRIWEAGRKRKSLIINSLIIVLLIGFPMIISLVKYNQFNEKPIGEVNVLMLQPDLNPYGEKYSKDSITILKELLALAENNSKGKIDYYIAPETAIPGRGSISETAFEKSELLNNVKSFLTKHPGSVFATGISSHRYFLDKNNLPKDAYAINDRMWVESYNSAVQIIPNHKVAVYHKGKLVPGVEIFPYMNVLKPLLGDAMLNLGGTVASLGTDKERTAFSNPFNKGKLAPIICYESIYGEFTTEYVKKGANFLAIMTNDSWWGVTEGHKQLLSYAKLRAIETRREIARAANSGISAHINAKGEILEDTFYGDKTALFAKINLYDGETFYVRSGDFLSRISMFSFGFLLFYFLIKWFQAKTQKKKN is encoded by the coding sequence ATGAAATACTTATTGCTTACGCTGATTTCTGCGATGTTGCTTTCGGTTTCCTGGCCAACTTACGGAGTTCCTTTTTTTATATTTTTCGCCTTAGTTCCTCTTTTGATGATGGAACACGGAATTTCTAAATTTTCACAATATAAAAGAAAAAGCTGGATGGTTTTCGGACTTTCTTATTTATGTTTCATTATTTGGAATATCGTAACCACAGGTTGGTTATATGGATCCAAAAATCCGGACGGAAGTCATTCTTTACTAGCAGTTTTATTTCCAGTTTTAATAAACTCACTTTTGTACTCTTTGGTTTTCCAGTGTTATCATTGGTATAAAAATGCTCAGGGAACGTATTGGGGTTTGGCTTTTTTTGTGGCAATATGGATGAGTTTTGAAAAATTCCATCTTAACTGGGAGCTAACTTGGCCTTGGTTGAATTTGGGTAATGTTTTCTCAGATTATCCTAAAATCATACAATGGTACGATACTTTAGGAGCAACAGGAGGAAGCTTTTGGATATTACTGATTAATGTTTTTATTTTTTATACGGTAAGAATTTGGGAAGCCGGAAGAAAAAGAAAAAGTTTAATTATCAACAGTTTAATTATCGTTCTTCTTATAGGTTTTCCAATGATTATTTCTTTGGTAAAATACAATCAGTTTAATGAGAAACCCATAGGAGAAGTTAATGTACTCATGCTGCAGCCGGATCTTAATCCTTATGGTGAAAAATACTCCAAAGACAGCATTACAATCCTAAAAGAGCTTCTAGCTTTGGCAGAAAACAACTCAAAAGGAAAAATTGATTATTATATTGCTCCCGAAACAGCCATTCCCGGACGCGGATCTATTTCTGAAACTGCCTTTGAAAAAAGTGAGCTTTTAAATAATGTGAAAAGCTTTCTCACAAAACACCCCGGTTCGGTTTTCGCAACAGGAATTTCTTCGCACCGTTATTTTTTAGACAAAAATAATTTGCCAAAAGACGCTTATGCCATCAATGACAGGATGTGGGTGGAAAGCTATAATTCTGCAGTGCAAATCATTCCGAATCACAAAGTAGCAGTTTATCATAAAGGAAAACTTGTTCCCGGAGTAGAAATTTTCCCTTATATGAACGTTTTGAAACCTCTTTTAGGCGATGCAATGCTTAATTTAGGTGGTACTGTAGCCTCGTTGGGTACAGATAAAGAGCGGACTGCTTTTTCAAACCCTTTTAACAAAGGAAAATTAGCTCCCATTATCTGCTATGAAAGTATTTATGGAGAATTCACCACTGAATATGTAAAAAAAGGGGCTAATTTCCTCGCAATTATGACGAATGACTCTTGGTGGGGAGTTACGGAAGGACACAAGCAGCTTCTTTCTTACGCAAAACTAAGAGCTATAGAAACCCGAAGAGAAATTGCAAGAGCGGCAAACAGCGGAATTTCTGCGCACATTAATGCGAAAGGAGAAATTTTGGAAGATACATTTTATGGAGATAAAACTGCTTTGTTTGCTAAAATAAATCTTTACGATGGCGAAACATTTTATGTAAGATCGGGAGATTTTCTCTCGAGAATTTCTATGTTTTCTTTTGGTTTTCTCTTGTTCTATTTTTTAATTAAATGGTTTCAGGCTAAAACTCAGAAAAAGAAAAACTAA
- a CDS encoding pyridoxal phosphate-dependent aminotransferase: MPNISNRAQNMPASPVRKLVPFALQAKQRGTKVYHLNIGQPDIETPETALNALKNIDLKVLEYALSEGNIEYRKALTEYYHSLGFADLTPDNFIVTNGGSEALNFAISTLCDDGDEVIIPEPYYANYNGFTSTFNVNVVAIPSSIDTGFALPPIEEFEKKITPRTRAIVICNPGNPTGYLYTREELQKLAEIALKYDIVIISDEVYREYVYDGKQQISMLAFPELSENCIIIDSESKRYSMCGVRIGCMITRSKKIRDAAMLFAQARLSPVLLGQIAATAAHQNDGAYIRSVREEYTHRRNVLVDLLNSIPGVICPKPKGAFYCVAELPVDDTEKFAQWLLEKYTLNNETIMVAPAGGFYSDPELGKKQVRIAYVLKEEDLRKSVEILRNALEKYKLDFNI, encoded by the coding sequence ATGCCAAACATATCAAACAGAGCACAGAATATGCCGGCTTCACCGGTAAGAAAACTCGTTCCTTTTGCTTTACAAGCAAAACAGAGAGGCACCAAAGTGTATCACCTCAACATCGGTCAGCCAGACATTGAAACACCAGAAACTGCGCTAAACGCTCTTAAAAATATTGATTTAAAAGTTTTAGAATATGCTCTTTCTGAGGGGAATATAGAGTACAGAAAGGCTCTTACAGAATATTACCATTCTTTAGGTTTTGCAGATCTTACACCCGATAATTTTATTGTTACAAACGGAGGATCCGAAGCACTTAATTTTGCTATCTCTACATTATGTGATGATGGTGATGAAGTTATCATTCCAGAACCTTATTATGCCAATTATAATGGATTTACCAGTACATTCAATGTAAATGTAGTAGCCATTCCATCTTCTATTGATACCGGATTTGCTTTACCTCCGATTGAAGAATTTGAGAAAAAAATTACGCCAAGAACCAGAGCTATCGTTATTTGCAACCCCGGAAACCCAACCGGCTATCTTTACACCCGAGAAGAGCTTCAGAAATTAGCAGAAATCGCTTTGAAATACGATATCGTCATTATTTCAGATGAAGTTTACAGAGAATATGTGTATGATGGAAAACAGCAGATTTCTATGCTTGCATTTCCTGAACTAAGCGAAAACTGCATTATAATAGATTCAGAATCAAAAAGATACTCTATGTGCGGAGTAAGAATCGGATGCATGATTACCCGTTCTAAGAAAATTCGTGATGCAGCTATGCTTTTTGCTCAGGCAAGATTAAGCCCTGTTCTTTTGGGGCAGATTGCCGCTACAGCTGCCCATCAAAACGATGGCGCATACATCCGATCTGTAAGAGAAGAATACACCCACAGAAGAAATGTTTTGGTAGATTTATTAAATTCTATCCCCGGAGTAATTTGCCCGAAACCTAAAGGTGCATTTTATTGTGTTGCCGAACTTCCTGTAGATGATACAGAGAAATTTGCACAATGGCTTTTGGAGAAATATACTCTTAACAACGAAACCATTATGGTAGCTCCTGCTGGTGGATTTTACAGCGATCCTGAACTGGGCAAAAAACAGGTAAGAATTGCGTATGTTCTTAAAGAAGAAGATTTAAGAAAAAGTGTAGAAATCCTTAGAAATGCACTGGAAAAATATAAATTAGATTTTAACATCTAA
- the murB gene encoding UDP-N-acetylmuramate dehydrogenase, translated as MQKNFSLKPYNTFGVDANAEYFVEANSVDELTAALQYAQSQNLPVLFLGGGSNILLTKDFEGVAIQLNLKGISEKILNENEISVTAKSGENWHEFVLYCLNKNYGGLENLSLIPGNVGTSPMQNIGAYGTEIKDVFTECKVLNRKTFEIEVFDLAKCSFGYRDSIFKQEGKDKYVILEVSFKLTTQNHLIKTEYGAIKTELNNLGIENPTIQDVSKAVINIRQSKLPDPKKMGNAGSFFKNPTIPLQQFEKLQQQFENIQGYPNGDSVKVPAGWLIEQCGWKGKQIGNVASHQLQALVIVNATGNATGKEIFDFSTMIIDSVKEKFGIELEREVNIL; from the coding sequence ATGCAGAAAAATTTCTCACTGAAACCTTACAATACTTTCGGAGTAGATGCCAATGCAGAATATTTTGTTGAAGCCAATTCTGTAGATGAATTAACTGCCGCTCTCCAATATGCTCAATCGCAAAACCTTCCGGTTCTTTTTCTTGGTGGTGGAAGCAATATTTTATTGACAAAAGACTTTGAAGGTGTAGCAATCCAACTCAATTTAAAAGGAATTTCGGAAAAGATTTTGAATGAGAATGAAATTTCTGTAACCGCAAAATCCGGAGAAAACTGGCACGAATTCGTGTTATATTGTTTGAATAAAAACTACGGCGGATTAGAAAACCTATCCCTAATTCCGGGAAATGTAGGAACTTCTCCAATGCAGAATATTGGTGCTTATGGAACCGAAATTAAAGATGTTTTTACCGAATGCAAGGTTTTAAACCGAAAAACTTTCGAAATAGAAGTTTTTGATCTCGCAAAATGCAGTTTCGGGTACAGAGATTCTATTTTTAAGCAAGAAGGAAAAGATAAATATGTTATTTTGGAAGTGAGTTTTAAATTAACAACTCAAAACCATCTTATTAAAACAGAATACGGAGCCATAAAGACCGAATTAAATAATTTGGGAATTGAAAATCCTACCATTCAGGATGTTTCTAAGGCAGTTATTAATATTCGCCAGAGTAAATTACCCGATCCTAAAAAAATGGGGAATGCTGGAAGTTTTTTCAAAAATCCAACCATCCCATTGCAACAATTTGAAAAATTACAACAGCAATTTGAAAACATTCAGGGATATCCAAACGGTGATTCTGTAAAAGTTCCCGCAGGATGGCTTATCGAGCAATGTGGCTGGAAAGGAAAGCAAATTGGCAACGTCGCTTCACACCAATTACAGGCACTGGTCATTGTAAATGCAACCGGAAATGCAACCGGAAAAGAAATTTTCGATTTTTCTACTATGATTATTGATTCTGTGAAGGAGAAATTCGGGATTGAACTGGAAAGAGAAGTGAATATTCTTTAA
- the rpmG gene encoding 50S ribosomal protein L33 yields the protein MAKKGNRVQVILECTEHKESGMPGMSRYISTKNKKNTTERLELKKYNPVLKKVTVHKEIK from the coding sequence ATGGCAAAAAAAGGAAACAGAGTTCAAGTAATTCTTGAATGCACAGAGCATAAAGAAAGCGGAATGCCAGGAATGTCTAGATACATTTCTACAAAAAATAAAAAGAACACTACAGAAAGATTGGAATTGAAAAAATACAATCCTGTTCTTAAGAAAGTAACTGTACACAAAGAAATCAAGTAA
- a CDS encoding DUF4295 family protein gives MAKKVVATLQSGQSKKMTKVVKMVKSSKSDAYVFEEKVMNADEVDAYLKK, from the coding sequence ATGGCAAAGAAAGTAGTAGCAACCCTACAAAGCGGACAGTCTAAAAAAATGACTAAAGTGGTGAAAATGGTGAAGTCATCAAAATCTGATGCTTACGTTTTCGAAGAAAAAGTAATGAATGCAGACGAAGTAGATGCTTATTTGAAAAAATAA
- the tsaD gene encoding tRNA (adenosine(37)-N6)-threonylcarbamoyltransferase complex transferase subunit TsaD, whose translation MSDSIILGIESSCDDTSAAIIQGNSILSNIAANQEIHKEYGGVVPELASRAHQQNIIPVVEKSILQANIQQNAISAIGFTRGPGLLGSLLVGTSFAKSLAMSLNVPLIEVNHLQAHILAHFIDDANPVPPKFPFLCLTVSGGHTMIVLVKDYFDMEIIGKTTDDAAGEAFDKIGKIFNLDYPAGPIIDRLAKEGNPDAFKFNKPKLENYDYSFSGIKTSVLYFIQKELKKNPDFIKENMNDLCASVQKCIIEILMNKLEKAAKDLHINEVAIAGGVSANSELRKVMQNNEKRLGWNIYIPKFEYTTDNAAMIAMVAKLKFERGEFTDLKTSAISKYDL comes from the coding sequence ATGAGCGACTCTATAATTTTAGGTATCGAATCATCTTGCGATGACACTTCAGCAGCTATTATCCAGGGGAATTCTATTCTTTCTAATATCGCAGCCAACCAGGAAATCCACAAAGAATATGGTGGCGTGGTTCCCGAGCTTGCTTCTCGTGCACATCAGCAGAATATTATTCCTGTTGTTGAAAAATCTATACTCCAAGCAAATATACAACAAAATGCAATTTCAGCCATAGGCTTCACAAGAGGTCCCGGACTTTTGGGATCTTTACTTGTGGGAACATCTTTTGCAAAATCACTCGCCATGAGCCTTAATGTACCTTTAATAGAAGTAAATCATCTTCAGGCTCATATTTTGGCACACTTCATCGACGATGCAAATCCTGTGCCTCCAAAATTTCCTTTTTTATGCCTAACGGTAAGTGGCGGTCATACGATGATTGTGCTTGTGAAAGATTATTTCGATATGGAAATTATTGGTAAAACAACCGATGATGCTGCCGGAGAAGCATTCGACAAAATTGGAAAAATATTTAACTTAGATTATCCCGCTGGTCCTATCATAGACCGTTTAGCAAAAGAAGGCAATCCGGATGCGTTTAAATTTAATAAGCCTAAATTAGAGAATTACGATTATTCTTTCAGCGGAATTAAAACATCGGTTCTTTATTTCATTCAGAAAGAATTAAAGAAAAACCCAGACTTTATTAAGGAGAATATGAATGATTTGTGTGCTTCGGTTCAGAAATGCATTATTGAAATTTTAATGAACAAACTGGAAAAAGCAGCAAAAGACTTACATATTAACGAAGTTGCCATTGCAGGAGGTGTTTCTGCCAATTCTGAACTAAGAAAGGTAATGCAAAACAACGAAAAAAGATTAGGCTGGAATATTTATATCCCAAAATTTGAATACACCACAGACAATGCTGCAATGATCGCCATGGTGGCAAAACTGAAATTCGAAAGAGGTGAATTTACAGATTTAAAAACCAGTGCCATCTCCAAATACGATTTGTAA
- a CDS encoding RsmE family RNA methyltransferase produces MKLFFGEIHNGKAIINNEEQQHIIKVLRMKDGEEIHVTDGKGNLASGTLLIEGKKAGITVSEIKNETPNFTPKLHIAIAPTKNIDRIEFFVEKAVEMGISEITILHTEKTERKNINIDKIRKQAIAASKQSLRFHFPVINDLTKIQDFLKTTNSETTFVAHCNENLERINLNEIPQLENYTFLIGPEGDFSDKEIQFLAEKGIKAVSLGNQRLRTETAGVFVAAWNYNKMF; encoded by the coding sequence ATGAAACTTTTTTTTGGAGAAATACATAACGGAAAAGCAATCATCAACAATGAAGAGCAGCAGCATATTATAAAAGTTCTGCGCATGAAAGATGGCGAAGAAATTCATGTAACCGACGGAAAAGGAAATCTTGCTTCCGGAACATTACTCATTGAAGGAAAAAAAGCTGGAATTACAGTTTCTGAAATTAAAAATGAAACTCCAAATTTCACTCCAAAGCTTCACATTGCCATTGCTCCAACCAAAAATATAGACAGAATTGAATTTTTTGTAGAAAAAGCCGTAGAAATGGGTATTTCTGAAATAACGATTCTTCATACCGAAAAAACGGAGAGAAAAAACATCAACATAGATAAAATCAGAAAGCAGGCAATTGCAGCATCAAAGCAAAGCTTAAGATTTCATTTTCCTGTTATTAATGATTTAACCAAAATTCAGGATTTTCTAAAAACCACAAACTCTGAAACTACTTTTGTCGCTCATTGCAACGAAAATTTAGAGAGAATTAACTTGAATGAAATTCCACAATTAGAAAACTATACTTTTCTCATTGGTCCGGAAGGCGATTTTTCGGATAAAGAAATTCAATTTTTAGCAGAAAAAGGAATTAAAGCCGTTTCTTTAGGAAACCAAAGATTAAGAACCGAAACTGCGGGAGTATTTGTAGCAGCATGGAACTACAACAAGATGTTCTAA